One window from the genome of Nicotiana sylvestris chromosome 9, ASM39365v2, whole genome shotgun sequence encodes:
- the LOC104238302 gene encoding signal peptidase complex subunit 1-like, protein MDWQGQKLVEQMMQIFLVSFAVVAFVTGYALGSFQTMLLTYAGGVVFTALVTIPNWPVYNRHPLSWLDPSEAEKHPKPLSANSSSKKKTTKK, encoded by the coding sequence ATGGATTGGCAAGGACAGAAGCTAGTGGAACAAATGATGCAGATATTTCTGGTGAGCTTTGCTGTGGTAGCATTTGTCACAGGCTATGCGTTGGGCTCGTTTCAGACTATGCTGTTAACATATGCTGGTGGTGTTGTCTTTACTGCCCTTGTCACCATCCCCAACTGGCCCGTCTATAATCGCCATCCTCTCAGTTGGTTGGACCCAAGTGAAGCTGAAAAACATCCCAAACCACTTTCTGCTAACTCCAGTTCTAAGAAGAAGACCACTAAGAAGTAG